Proteins from a single region of Enoplosus armatus isolate fEnoArm2 chromosome 6, fEnoArm2.hap1, whole genome shotgun sequence:
- the LOC139286905 gene encoding filamin-C-like isoform X1, protein MMSNNYSDDQLPPQYYQATDFGEEEDDEMPATEKDLAEDAPWKKIQQNTFTRWSNEHLKCVNKTITDLQRDFTDGLKLISLLEVLSQKKMYRKYHTRPNFRQMKLENVSVALEFLDREHIKLVSIDSKAIVDGNLKLILGLIWTLILHYSISMPMWDDEDDEETKKLTPKQRLLGWIQNKVPQLPINNFNRDWRDGKALGALVDNCAPGLCPDWAEWDPNQPVQNAREAMQQADDWLGVPQVIAPEEIVDPDVDEHSVMTYLSQFPKAKLKPGAPVRPKQLFPSKAKAYGPGIEPHGNKVLQPAVFTVETLEAGSGEVLVYVEDPEGHKEEAKVKPNNDKNRTYTVTYVPKVEGVHKVKVLFAGQDIDKSPYTVNVAKAMGDPSKVHARGPGLDPTGNVANKPTYFDIYTAGAGNGDVSVVIVDPQGKKDTVELILENKGDSVFRCTYRPMLEGPHTIHVLFAGQEIPKSPFTVNIAEAMNPNACRATGRGLQPKGVRVKEVADFKVFTKGAGSGALGVSVKGPTGAEEQVKVRDTGNGVYECEYYPLKPGKYTVSITWGGQPIPRSPFEVEVGEEAGFQKVRAWGPGLKTGMVGKSADFVVEAIGTEVGTLGFSIEGPSQAKIECDDKGDGSCDVRYWPTEPGDYAVHVVCDDEDIKDSPFMAHILPAANDIFPEKVKAYGPGLKPTGVIVNKPTEFTIDARMAGKGHLKIYAQDAEGCAINIKITDKGDGTFLCVYTPVKPIKHTIIIAWGEVNVPNSPFRVLVGEGCHPDKVKVYGPGVEKTGLKANEPTYFTVDCGEAGQGDISIGIKCAPGVVGPAEADIDFDIIKNDNDTFTVKYTPPGAGKYTIMVLFADQEIPISPFKVKVDPSHDAGKVRAEGPGLNKTGVEVGTPTHFTIYTKGAGKAKPEVHFAASGPGEAVRDFEIIDNHDYSYTVKYTALQQGNMAISVTHGGDPIPKSPFHISVAPPLDIGKVKVEGLDNKVEVGKDQEFTVNTKGAGGQGNVGVKMTSPSGRPIPCKLESDKAKGTHSVKYIPPEEGPYKVDVSYDGNPVMGSPFGVEAVMPADPSKVRAFGPGLQGGIVGKPAPFTIDTKGAGAGGLGLTVEGPCEAKIECQDNGDGTCSVYYLPTESGEYAINILFAEQHIPGSPFKAAVRSVLDPSKVTASGPGLERAKAGEPATFTVDCTRAGDAELTIEIVSETGVKAEVHIQKTAEGTFSVTYIPPFHGTHTITIKYGGHMIPQFPKVLQVEPSVDTSGVHVYGPGVEPRGVLREVTTHFIVDARALNKVGGSHVKVHIINPSGTNTDTYITDKGDGTYRVEYTAFEDGMHLIEVLYDDAPVPKSPFRVSVVEGCDPSRVRAYGPGLEGGITNKPNCFTVETRGAGTGGLGLTIEGASESKISCKDNKDGSCSVEYIPFTPGSYDVNITYGGHPIPGSPFRVPVRDPVDPSKVKCSGPGLGAGVRAHVPQTFTADCTQAGQAPLDVKLYGPTGTVEPVGVKNNGDGTHTVHYTPAQDGPYTVAVKYADQEVPHSPFKVMSQPGHDASKVRASGPGLDTKGVSASLPVEFTIDARDAGEGLLTVQILDPEGKPKNATIQDNRDGTYTVSYVPDSTGPYTITIKYGGDEIPYSPYRIQSLPTGDASKCRLTVSIGGHGVCDLQKLQTSEDTVITVDAKAAGKGKVTCKVQTPQGMELDMDVVENHDGTFDIYYTAPEPGKYVITIRFGGQNIPKSPFHVVATNEPVVPRDTVDPLFRPVNFLVPFMPQQGEITGEVRMPSGKTACPHITDNKDGTITIKYQPTERGLHEMDIKYEGNHIPGSPLQFFVDAVNTGVVTAYGSGLSYGMVNKAATFTVVTKNAGEGGLSLAVEGPSKAEITCKDNKDGTCTVSYLPTAPGDYNIIVKFDNKHIPGSPFTAKITGDDSITRTSQLNVGTAADVSLKIAETDLSSLTASIRAPSGNEEPCLLKRLPNRHLGISFTPKEVGEHEVSVRKNAMHVANSPFKIMVGQSEIGEASRVKAFGKGLVEAHTFEMAEFFVDTRNAGYGGLALSVEGPSKVDINCEDVEDGTCRVTYCPTEPGSYTVNIKFAEKHIPGSPFTVKVTGEGRIKESITRKRQASSIASVGSTCGLNLKIPGNWFQMVSAQERLTRTFTRSSHTYTRTERTEISKTRGGETKREVRVEESTQVGGGGSPFRDVFGDFLGRESLSSFAGITARPEVDSGSQAMTAQVTSPSGKTVDADIMDGGSSTYSVRFIPQEIGPHTVNVKYRGQHVPGSPFQFTVGPMGEGGAHKVRAGGPGLERGVARAPTEFSIWTREAGAGGLSIAVEGPSKAEISFEDRKDGSCGVSYIVKEPGDYEVSIKFNNEHIPDSPFIVPIATLSDEARRLTVTSLQEKDFKVNQEASFMVERNGARGLVDAKVHTPSGSSEECYVTDLDSDKNAIRFIPRENGVHSIDVKFNGCHIPGSPFKVRVGDPGLIGDPGMVTAHGPGLQGGTTGVPSEFVVNTCNAGSATLSVNIDGPSKVKMDCRECPEGYKITYTPMAPGNYLITIKYGGPQHIVGSPFKAKITGTRLSGGHSLHETSSVLVETVTKTSKVGGACRSSSSTTSTSLTSDASKVVCRGAGLSKALVGQKNNFTVDCSKAGTNMLMVGVHGPHAPCEEVYVKHMGNKLYNVTYTVKDKGSYTVIVKWGDDNIPGSPYKVAVP, encoded by the exons ATGATGAGCAATAACTACAGCGACGACCAGCTGCCTCCGCAGTATTACCAGGCCACTGACTttggggaagaggaggacgacgaGATGCCCGCCACGGAGAAGGATCTGGCCGAGGACGCGCCATGGAAGAAGATCCAGCAGAACACCTTCACCAGGTGGTCCAATGAGCACCTCAAGTGTGTCAACAAGACGATCACCGACCTGCAGAGGGATTTTACTGACGGGCTGAAGCTAATTTCACTCCTGGAAGTTTTGAGCCAGAAGAAAATGTACAGAAAGTACCACACCAGACCCAACTTCCGTCAGATGAAACTGGAAAACGTTTCTGTGGCACTGGAGTTCCTGGACAGAGAGCATATCAAACTGGTTTCAATTG ATAGCAAAGCCATTGTGGATGGGAATCTAAAGCTGATCCTGGGTCTTATCTGGACTCTCATCCTCCACTACTCTATCTCCATGCCCATGTGGGACGACGAGGACGACGAGGAGACTAAGAAGCTGACCCCCAAACAGCGCTTGTTGGGCTGGATACAGAACAAGGTGCCCCAGCTGCCCATCAACAACTTCAACCGTGACTGGCGGGATGGCAAAGCCCTGGGAGCTCTGGTCGACAACTGTGCCCCCG GTTTGTGTCCTGATTGGGCAGAGTGGGACCCAAACCAGCCTGTGCAGAATGCCAGAGAAGCCATGCAACAGGCTGACGACTGGTTGGGTGTGCCTCAG GTGATCGCTCCTGAGGAAATTGTGGACCCAGATGTGGATGAGCACTCAGTGATGACCTACCTGTCTCAGTTCCCCAAGGCAAAGCTGAAGCCAGGAGCTCCTGTCAGGCCCAAACAGCTTTTCCCAAGCAAGGCCAAAGCCTACGGACCTG GTATTGAGCCCCATGGCAACAAGGTGCTGCAGCCAGCTGTGTTCACTGTGGAAACTCTGGAAGCTGGCAGTGGTGAGGTTTTGGTCTATGTGGAGGATCCTGAGGGACACAAAGAGGAG GCTAAGGTTAAaccaaacaatgacaaaaacagaaccTACACTGTCACCTATGTTCCTAAAGTTGAGGGTGTTCACAAG GTGAAAGTGCTGTTTGCTGGTCAGGACATTGACAAGAGCCCCTACACGGTGAATGTGGCAAAGGCCATGGGTGACCCTAGCAAAGTCCATGCCAGGGGACCAGGTCTGGATCCTACAGGCAATGTGGCTAACAAACCCACCTACTTTGACATCTACACAGCTG GTGCTGGTAATGGCGATGTCAGTGTGGTCATCGTTGATCCTCAGGGCAAAAAGGACACAGTGGAGCTCATCTTGGAGAATAAGGGCGACAGTGTTTTCCGTTGCACCTATCGCCCCATGCTGGAAGGGCCTCACACTATCCATGTATTGTTTGCAGGCCAAGAGATACCCAAGAGCCCTTTCACTGTCAACATCGCAGAGG CCATGAACCCAAACGCTTGCAGAGCTACAGGCAGAGGCCTTCAGCCTAAAGGCGTGAGAGTAAAGGAGGTTGCAGACTTCAAAGTTTTCACCAAGGGAGCTGGCAGCGGAGCACTAGGTGTCTCAGTCAAAGGACCAA CTGGGGCAGAGGAGCAAGTGAAAGTGCGAGACACAGGAAACGGTGTGTACGAATGTGAATATTACCCCCTTAAGCCTGGTAAATACACAGTTAGCATCACCTGGGGAGGCCAGCCCATCCCACGCAG CCCCTTCGAAGTGGAGGTGGGTGAGGAGGCAGGTTTTCAGAAGGTGAGGGCCTGGGGTCCTGGTCTGAAGACTGGCATGGTGGGAAAATCTGCTGACTTTGTGGTCGAGGCCATCGGCACTGAAGTTGGAACTCTAG GCTTCTCCATCGAAGGCCCATCACAGGCTAAAATTGAGTGTGACGATAAGGGTGATGGCTCCTGTGATGTGCGCTATTGGCCCACTGAGCCTGGTGACTATGCTGTCCATGTCGTTTGTGACGACGAGGACATAAAGGACAGCCCCTTCATGGCCCACATCCTTCCTGCAGCCAATGACATCTTCCCTGAGAAG GTGAAAGCCTATGGTCCAGGCCTGAAGCCAACTGGTGTCATTGTGAACAAACCAACTGAATTCACCATTGATGCCCGCATGGCTGGGAAGGGTCACCTCAAGATCTATGCACAG GATGCTGAAGGCTGCGCCATCAACATCAAGATCACTGACAAGGGAGACGGCACATTTCTATGTGTGTACACTCCTGTCAAGCCCATTaaacacaccatcatcatcgcCTGGGGTGAGGTCAACGTGCCCAACAGCCCCTTCAGA GTGCTGGTTGGAGAGGGTTGTCATCCAGACAAAGTCAAGGTCTATGGGCCTGGAGTGGAGAAGACGGGGCTCAAGGCTAACGAGCCAACATACTTCACCGTGGACTGTGGGGAGGCTGGACAAG GGGACATCAGTATTGGAATCAAGTGTGCCCCAGGGGTGGTTGGCCCTGCCGAGGCAGACATCGACTTTGACATCATCAAGAATGACAATGACACCTTCACTGTCAAGTATACTCCCCCTGGTGCAGGCAAATATACCATCATGGTGCTGTTTGCTGACCAG GAAATTCCCATCAGTCCATTCAAAGTCAAAGTGGATCCTTCCCATGATGCTGGCAAGGTGAGAGCAGAGGGCCCCGGACTCAACAAGACAG gagtgGAGGTGGGCACTCCAACCCACTTCACCATCTACACAAAGGGAGCTGGCAAGGCCAAGCCTGAGGTGCATTTCGCAGCATCAGGCCCAGGAGAGGCGGTTCGTGACTTTGAGATCATCGATAACCACGATTACTCCTACACTGTCAAGTACACGGCTCTTCAACAG GGTAACATGGCAATTTCAGTCACTCATGGAGGAGATCCCATTCCCAAGAGCCCCTTCCACATCTCAGTGGCACCACCTCTGGATATTGGAAAGGTGAAAGTGGAGGGATTAGACAACA AAGTGGAGGTTGGAAAGGATCAGGAGTTCACAGTCAACACAAAGGGCGCTGGTGGGCAGGGTAATGTAGGCGTGAAGATGACCTCACCCTCTGGCCGACCAATCCCATGCAAGCTGGAATCAGACAAAGCCAAAGGCACTCACAGTGTGAAGTACATTCCCCCAGAGGAGGGGCCGTACAAGGTTGATGTCAGCTATGATGGGAACCCAGTGATGGGTAGCCCCTTTGGGGTCGAAGCAGTGATGCCTGCTGATCCTTCAAAG GTGCGAGCCTTTGGCCCAGGCCTGCAGGGAGGCATTGTGGGTAAACCAGCTCCATTCACTATTGACACAAAGGGAGCTGGTGCAGGTGGGCTGGGCCTGACTGTGGAGGGTCCCTGCGAGGCGAAGATTGAGTGCCAGGACAACGGTGACGGCACATGCTCAGTGTACTATCTGCCCACTGAGTCTGGGGAGTATGCCATCAACATCTTGTTTGCCGAGCAGCACATACCCGGCTCTCCCTTCAAGGCTGCAGTGCGCTCGGTCCTCGACCCCAGCAAGGTGACAGCTAGCGGGCCGGGTCTGGAGAGGGCCAAGGCAGGTGAACCAGCGACCTTTACTGTGGACTGCACCCGGGCAGGCGACGCTGAGCTCACCATTGAGATTGTATCAGAGACCGGAGTTAAGGCCGAAGTGCACATCCAGAAAACTGCAGAGGGGACCTTCTCTGTGACATACATCCCACCCTTCCAtggcacacacaccatcacGATCAAGTATGGTGGCCATATGATTCCCCAGTTTCCTAAGGTCCTGCAGGTCGAGCCCTCTGTGGACACCAGCGGGGTGCACGTCTATGGGCCAGGAGTGGAGCCCAGAG ggGTCCTCAGAGAAGTCACAACCCACTTCATCGTCGATGCCCGTGCCCTCAACAAGGTTGGAGGAAGTCATGTGAAGGTTCACATCATCAACCCCTCCGGCACCAACACAGACACTTACATCACTGACAAGGGAGACGGCACCTACAGAGTGGAGTACACAGCATTTGAGGATG GAATGCATCTGATTGAGGTGCTGTATGACGATGCGCCTGTGCCTAAGAGTCCCTTCAGGGTGTCTGTGGTGGAGGGATGCGATCCGTCCCGAGTCCGCGCCTATGGACCAGGTCTGGAGGGAGGAATTACCAACAAGCCCAACTGCTTCACCGTGGAGACCAG GGGTGCTGGTACAGGAGGCCTGGGCCTGACCATCGAGGGAGCCTCAGAGTCAAAAATATCCTGCAAGGACAATAAAGATGGCAGCTGCAGTGTGGAGTACATCCCCTTCACTCCTGGAAGCTACGACGTCAACATTACCTACGGAGGTCACCCGATTCCTGGCAGTCCATTCCGTGTGCCAGTGAGGGACCCTGTGGACCCCAGCAAGGTGAAGTGCTCAGGTCCAGGTCTGGGTGCTGGAGTGAGAGCCCATGTTCCTCAGACTTTCACAGCAGACTGTACCCAGGCTGGACAGGCCCCACTGGATGTCAAACTCTATGGCCCAACAG GTACTGTGGAGCCAGTTGGTGTGAAGAACAACGGTGATGGCACCCACACAGTTCACTACACCCCAGCCCAGGATGGCCCTTAcactgtagctgtcaaatacGCAGATCAGGAAGTCCCACACAG TCCTTTCAAGGTAATGTCTCAGCCTGGGCATGATGCCAGCAAGGTACGCGCCAGTGGCCCTGGTCTAGACACAAAAGGTGTGTCTGCAAGCCTGCCTGTTGAGTTCACCATTGATGCTCGTGACGCTGGAGAGGGACTGCTCACCGTGCAGATTCTG GACCCAGAGGGCAAGCCAAAGAATGCAACCATCCAGGACAACAGAGACGGCACCTACACTGTCTCCTATGTACCTGACTCTACAGGCCCCTACACCATCACCATTAAATATGGAGGAGATGAGATTCCTTACTCCCCATACCGCATCCAGTCCCTGCCCACAGGAGATGCCAGCAAATGTCGCCTCACAG TTTCTATTGGAGGACATGGCGTGTGTGA TCTTCAGAAGCTGCAAACCTCTGAGGATACAGTTATCACAGTGGATGCCAAGGCTGCTGGGAAAGGCAAGGTGACCTGTAAGGTGCAGACCCCACAAGGGATGGAGCTGGACATGGACGTGGTAGAGAATCATGATGGGACCTTTGACATTTACTACACGGCGCCTGAACCTGGGAAATATGTTATTACCATCCGCTTTGGGGGGCAGAACATCCCTAAAAGCCCCTTCCATGTGGTG GCCACAAATGAGCCAGTAGTTCCCCGCGATACTGTGGATCCTCTCTTCCGTCCGGTTAACTTCCTCGTCCCCTTCATGCCACAGCAAGGAGAAATCACAG GTGAGGTGCGGATGCCTTCAGGCAAGACTGCCTGCCCACATATCACTGACAACAAGGATGGCACCATCACAATCAAATACCAGCCCACAGAGAGAGGCCTGCACGAGATGGACATCAAATATGAGGGCAACCACATTCCAG GAAGCCCTCTGCAGTTCTTTGTGGATGCTGTGAACACTGGAGTGGTGACTGCTTATGGTTCAGGTCTGAGTTACGGCATGGTCAACAAGGCTGCCACTTTCACTGTGGTGACCAAGAATGCAGGAGAAG GTGGTCTGTCACTGGCAGTGGAAGGTCCCTCTAAGGCCGAGATCACCTGTAAGGACAACAAAGACGGTACCTGCACTGTGTCCTACCTGCCCACAGCTCCTGGAGACTACAACATCATTGTCAAGTTTGACAACAAGCACATTCCTGGCAGTCCCTTTACTGCTAAGATAACTG gGGATGACTCCATAACCAGGACATCACAGCTGAACGTCGGCACAGCGGCTGACGTGTCGCTGAAGATCGCAGAGACTGATCTGAGCTCTCTGACTGCCAGTATCAGAGCACCATCAGGCAATGAGGAGCCCTGCCTGCTCAAGAGACTGCCCAACAGACACCTTG GTATCTCTTTCACCCCTAAGGAGGTCGGCGAGCATGAAGTGAGCGTGAGGAAGAATGCCATGCACGTGGCCAACAGCCCTTTCAAAATCATGGTGGGCCAGTCAGAGATTGGCGAGGCCAGCAGAGTGAAGGCTTTCGGTAAAGGCCTGGTGGAGGCACACACTTTCGAAATGGCTGAATTCTTTGTTGATACAAGGAACGCAG GTTATGGGGGTCTAGCATTGTCAGTCGAGGGTCCGAGCAAAGTGGATATCAACTGTGAAGATGTGGAGGATGGGACGTGCAGAGTGACCTACTGTCCAACAGAACCTGGAAGTTACACGGTTAACATCAAGTTTGCTGAAAAGCACATCCCAG GAAGTCCTTTCACAGTGAAGGTAACCGGAGAAGGAAGGATCAAGGAGAGTATTACTAGAAAGAGACAGGCGTCTTCTATTGCCTCAGTGGGCAGCACATGTGGCCTTAACCTCAAGATCCCAG GAAACTGGTTCCAGATGGTTTCAGCTCAGGAGAGGCTGACCAGGACGTTCACCCGCAGCAGCCACACCTACACCCGCACTGAGCGCACAGAGATCAGCAAAACCCGTGGCGGAGAGACCAAGAGGGAGGTACGAGTAGAGGAAAGCACCcaggtgggaggaggaggaagcccCTTCAGAGATGTTTTTGGAGACTTTCTGGGCAGAGAGAGCCTCAGCAGCTTCGCTGGCATCACTGCCAGACCTGAGG TTGACAGTGGCTCTCAGGCCATGACGGCTCAGGTGACCAGCCCCAGTGGGAAAACTGTGGATGCTGACATAATGGATGGAGGGAGCAGCACCTACAGCGTGCGCTTCATCCCCCAGGAAATTGGACCCCACACTGTCAACGTCAAGTACAGAGGCCAACATGTCCCTGGTAGCCCCTTCCAGTTTACTGTGGGGCCCATGGGGGAGGGAGGAGCACACAAGGTCCGCGCAGGAGGACCTGGTCTGGAAAGAGGCGTGGCTAGAGCACCTA CTGAATTCAGTATCTGGACCAGAGAGGCAGGTGCTGGTGGTCTGTCCATCGCTGTAGAGGGCCCCAGCAAGGCTGAAATCTCCTTTGAGGACAGGAAGGACGGCTCCTGCGGCGTCTCCTACATAGTGAAAGAACCAG GTGACTACGAGGTGTCAATCAAGTTCAACAACGAGCACATCCCTGACAGCCCATTCATCGTTCCGATTGCTACACTGTCAGACGAGGCCCGCAGGCTCACTGTCACAAGCCTTCAG GAGAAGGACTTTAAGGTAAACCAAGAGGCATCCTTCATGGTGGAGCGCAACGGGGCTCGAGGTTTGGTTGACGCCAAAGTCCACACCCCCTCTGGCTCTTCTGAGGAATGCTATGTGACTGACCTGGACAGCG ACAAAAATGCCATCCGCTTCATTCCACGGGAGAACGGCGTTCACTCCATAGATGTCAAGTTCAACGGATGCCACATTCCTGGAAGCCCCTTTAAAGTGCGAGTGGGTGACCCGGGGCTGATTGGAGACCCAGGCATGGTGACAGCACACGGCCCTGGACTGCAGGGAGGAACCACAG GTGTGCCCTCAGAGTTTGTGGTCAACACCTGTAACGCAGGCTCTGCCACTCTATCGGTCAACATCGATGGGCCGTCCAAGGTCAAGATGGACTGTCGGGAGTGTCCTGAGGGCTACAAGATCACCTACACACCCATGGCACCTGGCAACTATCTCATCACCATTAAATACGGAGGGCCACAGCACATAGTGGGAAGCCCTTTCAAAGCTAAAATCACAG GCACCCGGCTGTCAGGGGGACACAGCCTCCACGAGACCTCCTCTGTCTTGGTCGAAACAGTGACCAAGACCTCCAAAGTGGGTGGTGCCTGCAGgtcctcctcttccaccaccTCAACCTCACTGACATCTGATGCCAGCAAGGTGGTTTGTCGTGGAGCAGGGCTGTCCAAGGCTTTGGTcggacagaaaaacaattttaCAGTTGACTGCAGCAAAGCAG gtaCCAATATGCTGATGGTGGGTGTTCATGGACCCCATGCTCCCTGCGAGGAGGTGTATGTCAAGCACATGGGCAACAAGCTCTATAACGTCACCTACACCGTCAAGGACAAGGGCAGCTACACCGTCATCGTCAAATGGGGCGACGACAACATCCCCGGGAGCCCTTACAAAGTGGCCGTACCCTAA